The Hypanus sabinus isolate sHypSab1 chromosome 24, sHypSab1.hap1, whole genome shotgun sequence genome contains the following window.
tctgacctcggattgtgtgataggacggtgtggagggagtttcactctgtgtctgaccctgggagtgtgtgatgggacggtgtgcagggagcttcactctgtgtctgacctcggattgtgtgataggacggtgtggagggagtttcactctgtgtctgaccctgagagtgtgtgatgggacggtgtggagggagattcactctgtgtctgaccccaggagtgtgtggagggagcttcactctatgtctgaccatcCCCTCCCTCTGCAGACACTGAGCGTCTCCGTCAGGATGTGACGGCTCAGCTGCTGGAGGCCCAAGAGCTGGAACGGGTGCGCCAGCTGAACGAGCAGCTGGTCACCTACCGCACCCACTACCAGCGGCCGGAGGACCGTCGCGACTTCGACCTCTATGACCCTGAGGGGCTGAAGAAGGACCGGCCAGCGAGGGTCAGTCAGGATGACCCCCGCTGCGGACCCTCGGGGTTGCAGAAATTTGCCGGCGAGGACCACAACGAGAAGAGCCGGCGGAAATACCAGCAGCAgcaggctgagaagtggctgacGGCACAGAGGCGAGAGAAGGAACGGGCTGAGAGGGACCAGAAGTATGCAGGTGCgatctctccccacccaccctctCCCTCTGCCATGTTCCCCGTCcctcacctgccttctctcctctCTGCTCGGTTCCATCCTCTCCCCTCTCTACCCCCACAAATCCAAATCCTCTTGCCTCACCCTCACCACCTCCCTCCCTTATGTTCACGTGAGTCAGAGTCAAATCTATTATGGCCGACCAAGATGTAAAATTCGCCACATAGCAGCAGCGGTAAAGGCATAAAATGACCAaaattagtaaataaataaatagtgtaaaagaaGGGAATTGTggggtagagttcatgggtttaatgtccattcagaaattggatggcagaggggaagaagctgttcttgaaatactgagtgtgtgccttcaggctcctgtacctcctccctgatgagcagagagtgatggcGTCCTGCaagatggatgcctcctttttggGGCATCTCCGTTTGAAGGTGCCCTTGATGGATCTTTCTGAGTCCGTAAGACCattaaacataggagcagaattgcccagcaagtctactctgctatttcatcattctcctgccttctccccataaccattgatgtcctgactaaccaagaacctatcaatctcttgaaacgtacccagtgacttgaccttcacagccatctgtggcaatgaattgcatagattcaccaccctctggctgaagaaattccttctcatctctgtcctgaagggatgtccttctaatctgaggctgtgccctctgcacttacactcccccacctccccacatccactctattgaggccatTCAGCATTcaatataggtttcaatgagatcccacctcaatgttctaaattccaatgagtgaAGGCCcggagctatcaaatgctcaCATACAATAAGCCTCTCAATCTCAGAAATGTTTTCGTGaatctccaccatacatctgtaaagatttgccagagtctttggtggcaaaccaaatctcctcacactCCTAACAAAGCATAGCTGCTGGTGtctcttctttgtgattgtatCAATACGCTTGGCCTAGGATACCTGCTTGGAGGTGTTGACTCTGTTCACCCCTcggtgaggattggtgtgtgtgtgtgtgttccctcaactcccccttcctgaagtctacaatccattcctttgtcttgctgatgcCCAGTGCGAGGTTATTGTTGCAACACCAAAGGCCAGTTTGTTGTCATGTACATGTCCTTGTATGCATTAACAGACCTCCTTGCATATAagcactttattgggtacacctgttcattaatctAATCATGAAgcaacaactcaatacataaaagcatgcaagaggttgttgttcagaccagacttcagaatggggaagacaagtgatctaagtgactttgaccgtggaatgattgttggtgccagatggggtggtttgagtatctgcgAAATTGCTgattttctgggattttcatgtctccagagtttacactGAATGGTTTGAAAATTctaaaaaacattcagtgagcggcAGTTTGGTGGGTGAGAACACCTTGTTAagtagagaggtcagaggagaatggagacGGGAGCTTAAATACCAcgcattacagcagtggtgtgcagaagagcatctctgaacgcacaacaaacaacatattaccttgaagtggatgggctacagctgcagaagaccaggGACGtataatcagtggccactttacaggAGGTTCGGTGCCCATAGGAAGTATTCACCGCACCCTCCCCCCTTGGAAGTTATCATGTCTTATTGTGTTACATCATTGAATCACAGTGCatctaatttggcttttttgacactgattgatAGAAAAAGATTcctctgtgtcaaagtgaaaacagacctcAACAAAGCGATCTAAATtatttgcaaatataaaacacaaaataattgattcacCTTTTAATATGACGTATCAAATCATCCCTGTTGTAGCCAGTTGGAACtagaagtcatataattagttaacTAGAGATCATTATGCAGTCacggtgtttcaattgactgtagtaaaatacacctgtatttggaaggtccaactgctggtgagtcagtggcaaaaactacaccgtgaagacaaaagaacactccaagcaactctgagaaaagattattgaaaagcttaagtcaggagatggatacaagaatatttccaagtcactgaatatcccttggagtacagttaagtcaataaatctgcctagagcaggctgtcctcaaaaactgagtgactgtgcaagaaggggactagtgagggaggccagcaAGAGAacgatgacaactctggaggagttatgagcttcagtggctgagatgggagagactgcagatacaacaactgttacccaggtgcttcaccagtcacggctttatgggagagtggcaaagagaaagccactgttggaaaaaaattcacatgaaatctcagagtTTGTCAgagggcatgtgggagactctgaagtcagctggacgAAAGTTCTATGGTTTcattaaaccaaaattgagctttttggccatcagactaaatgctatgccAAGCCAAacatgcacatcatcaaaaacacaccatccctaccgtgaagcatggtggtggccgCATCGTGCTGTGGGAACGCTTCCCCggagcaggccctggaaggcttgtgaaggtagagggtaaaatgaatgcagcaaaatatagagaaatcctggaggaaaacctgatgcagtccgcaagagaactgtgacttgggagaataTTTCTTTTCCAACAAAACAATGAccctaagcataaagccaaagctacacaggaatggctgaaaaccaagccagagtccagacctcaatccaattgagaatttgtggctggacttgaaaaaggctgttcactctcaatccccatgcaatctgacagagtttgagcagttttgtgaagaataggagaaaattgcagtgtccagatgtgcaaagctgatagagacctgtccacacagactcatTGCTGTCAaatgtgcatctactaaatactgactcagAAGGGGTGAGTAATCACattatcaattattttgtgattaATAACTATAATAAATTTAGAACAATTTTCagaaatttattttcactttgacacgaaagagtcttttctgatccatgtcaaaaaagccaaattaaatccactgtgattcaatgttgtaaaacaataaaatatgaaaacttccggggggggggggggttattacttcttataggcactgtagctAATTAGGAAGCCGCAGACTGTAGCATCAAGAGGCATAGCATTCACATTAAATAAACAGATTGTACACCAAAAGTTATTCAATCGTCATGCCAGGTGGTTGGCGTTgctggagtgaggttgtgattaGGGCTGCGCCTGTTGGTTCACCAACCGAATATCTGAAGGGAAgcggctgttcctgaacctggtggtgtgggtcttcaggcttctgtacctcctgccccgATGGGAGCTGCGAGAAGATGGCCTGGCCCGGATAGTGGGGATCATTGATGATGGCCTCTTGTAGATACGAcctatggtggggagggctgtgcccctgatgtattgggcagagtctCAGCAGCTTCTTGCGTTCGTGTGAGTTTGAACTGCCCTACCAGACCACGACACAACCAGTCACAACACTCGCAATAgtacctccacagctgctgcacAACACCATccgcttagaacagagatgaggaggaatttctttacccagagggcggtgaatctgtggtattcattgccaccatcagctgtggaggccaagtcattgggtagatttaaagtgaaggttcttgattagtggggacatcaaaggtcacagggaggAGGCAGGGAAATTtcatcggccatgatggaatggcagagctcacTTGCCTCTgtcctgtgtgtctgaccctgaacctggtgttgtacTTCCCCCGTCACCACCTCTCCCCACAACAGACGAGCTCTTCCACAAGAAACAGGTGGAGCTGGACCAGAGAGCGGTACAACTCTCCAAGATGGAAGAGGACTGTCGGCGGGCCCTCGATACGGCCGTTCTCAATTACAATATGGCGCTGGTAGGGGGCATGCTGGGACAATTGGAgcggggtgggggagtggaaacggtggggggggggggcaagcggGCAGAGATTGGTGCCGTTCAGGAAAACCCAGCCGATCCAACAGAGGTTTTCCTAAAGGGGATCTGTGCTCCCTCCTTGCAGTGCAacattcccccttcccctcccacagcactccctccccACTGCCCCTTCCCTCAGCAGAGTGTCCCCCACTCGCCAACCTCCTACGGTACAGCACCctaccctccctcccctcccatctCACCGCCTCGATCTCAGCGTGGCACTCCCTCATCGCTGCCCCTCCCTCAGTGCagcattcccccctcccctcccacagcactccctccccACTGCCCCTTCCACCTTGACGGGAACAGGCGGGCTACATTGTGAACAACATTTGTCCTTTGGAGGGAGAAGATCCGGGGATATGATTGTCTAAGACCctcaaggctccaggcagggtgGGTGTGAAGTGGACGTCTCCTCTCACGGGAGAATCTACCAGCggtcacagtttaaaaataataatgggggagtcACCCATTTGAGACAGAGTCAGGCAGCAAGGAGAGAGGCCGTTTGGCCCAatttgtccatgccaaccaaggtctTTGCTCACCTTTGACCAATCTCCCTCACCTACCTTTCCGAACGCATACGGGGCAGGAAAACATGGAGACGAGGAGGAAGAAGGGTGCAGCCGCTGGAAACCCGAGGCAAAATCAGAGAGCTTTGGAAACGCTCAGCAGGCCAGtcggcatctgtggagaggggagggggcaaCATTTGAGCTTTTTCTCCCcccctctccacagatactgactgagctgctgaatgtttccagggCAATTACGATGGGGTTAACTGTGTGGGGAGGTAGCGGTTTTGGGGTTGgggtgggtggtggtagagaggaTACCCCCCCCAGCCCTGAACCCTTTACTTCTGGCCATCGGGGCAGGCGGCCAAGCAGCTGGAGGCGAGGGAGGTGGAGCGgcggaaggaggaggaggagaagctgGCGGACGTGGGCGCCCACGTGTACGGCGACATCTTGACAGAGAACCCCGAGGTGGCACTCAGTGCCTTCGGACCCCACCGGGTGGTCACCGACCGCTGGAAGGGCATGAGCGCCCAGCAGCTGGAAGAGATACGGAGGCAGCAGCGGCTTCAAGTTGAGGAGGGGAAGGTaaggaggccactcagcccattgtgCCTGGTACTAGCCACCACAGGGCATACTCCCCCTTCACACCCGCAGGCCAACAGCAGGGGCTATTTGCTCCCTCAAGCCCCTTACTAGCCACAGTAGGTcaattgatactggaaatgcgAGGCCACCTGGTCCCTCAAGCCCCATGTTGGTTGCTCACCTGTGACAATGACCCGTGTTGAAACCTGTGTCGGAGAGTTTTTAAAGAGGAAAAGCTGtttcactggggcagttccactctctcgacctcagaagtccaggcCCAGTGGTTCGAACACAATCTGGGCTCTTCCTGgcttgcagtggatgaccgtgACAGCTCCTGTCCCTCGTCTGGCCCTTCGCCCTCCACAGCgcattgcagaactgccttctGGGCCGTTGGCTCACGCTGCAGATCTcgtttccccccccacccccaagtctGCCAGAGCGGGCTTCACATACCGGgttaggcatgtccctatctcaccggggtATGAGGCTGTCGGCTACCCTCAGCTGGTTCTGCCCGCCTGTCGTGTATCGTGTGGCCGCTGTCCTGTGTAGACAGCTACGGGGAGCCCCAGGTGACACGACAAGCCCTTCACCAGTGGTGTTGcccctccctgggcaccccaTACACCTCAAGCCCTGTACTAGCAAGCCATTCGGCTCCTTGTACCCATTACTGGCCCCAAAATGCCACTCAGGCTCTCAAGACCCCATACTAACAACAACTGGTCACGGCCACTCAACCCTGATTCTAGGAATGGGAGGCCAATCGGCCCAAACCTGTTTCTGGCAATAGGGAAGCCATACGAGTTCAATACTAGCCATATTGGGAGGCCATTCACCCCCTTGAGCCTGATACTAGGAAAAGGAGAAGGCTATTCATGCCTTGAGATGGCTGACGGGTGTGGGGAACAGGCCTTTTCTGCCCAGCGAGTcccagcctagtcacaggacgattgtcaatgactaattaacctactggtgcgtctttgaactgtgggaggaaatcagagtactGGAGGGAACCCACAGTCATGGGAGGACATACAACTCCTGACCAAGACGCCAGAGCGGAACGCCCTCGGCCCCGAGCAGTCGCACCAACCGCGGTGCCCGTCTCAGGCCCCCAGAGACACCTGCGGCAGAGGGAGGGGAGACGCTCTGCCTGAGCTGGTGCCTCAGACACAAGGGGTACTGGCTGCAGGGTGACCTCAGGGGTCTCTGAGATCCTAGGTAAGGCAGTTCGGTGAGGGGAGGTTGGCCTTGGATGCAGAGACCCCCAAGAAAGGGGGTTTTCTCAGCGGCAGAACCCcaaggaggggatgtggagaccgCAGGTAAGCTGGTGGTCTTGGATACCGAGACCCCTGGTAGGGAGGGTGGTCCTCGAGACAGGTACCCTGAGTTAGAGGGGTGATTTCAG
Protein-coding sequences here:
- the ribc1 gene encoding RIB43A-like with coiled-coils protein 1 produces the protein MYKLDIPVDPKQTAAIERRRNAEQQRQGRIFNARYRTIGVDRPFLDHQVEEKKTQEEREERRNEAFDTERLRQDVTAQLLEAQELERVRQLNEQLVTYRTHYQRPEDRRDFDLYDPEGLKKDRPARVSQDDPRCGPSGLQKFAGEDHNEKSRRKYQQQQAEKWLTAQRREKERAERDQKYADELFHKKQVELDQRAVQLSKMEEDCRRALDTAVLNYNMALAAKQLEAREVERRKEEEEKLADVGAHVYGDILTENPEVALSAFGPHRVVTDRWKGMSAQQLEEIRRQQRLQVEEGKKLKMQEAQVEVEWDRQRLVDARAALYRQQEEETAARRLRQEMDTYNRQLSSEQLAHQQYLDKEVYTNPPTAAYFLQFNTSSR